In a genomic window of Salvelinus sp. IW2-2015 unplaced genomic scaffold, ASM291031v2 Un_scaffold967, whole genome shotgun sequence:
- the LOC112069304 gene encoding interleukin-10 receptor subunit beta yields MQSTVFTILFVKLLCLTLHGMTAVLAELPSPSNIRITSINMELVLEWDPPQNHTGNLTYRSEYKWSSIRSSYQVVCWDTTALCCDFTSHLNKFGVYTFQVRAEGEGEASHWVETKEFVMDEHTTLGPPSVTLVSSGANIEVSIEDPVLRISEFKEIYNHATFNITYWKEGQEERAKLMNGIQLHKVVLELEQWTRYCFQVWVVTQRFFKQSQPSNVTCESTAKGKDRPWVMALVIFVVMAVSMPLVVLAFWHCYKVVNFLRPKVKLPGHFTVVHDYLLDPQCSSILALQSSPQPDEVYHEVSIMPGGTETERELSLMDGTT; encoded by the exons ATGCAATCTACGGTGTTTACTATCTTGTTTGTCAAACTATTATGCTTAACTTTACATGGAATGACAG CAGTGTTAGCTGAACTTCCAAGTCCCAGTAACATCAGGATTACCTCCATCAACATGGAACTAGTGTTGGAGTGGGATCCCCCTCAGAACCACACGGGAAACCTCACCTACAGATCAGAATACAAGTG GAGCAGCATCAGGAGCAGCTACCAGGTTGTATGTTGGGACACAACTGCCCTATGCTGTGACTTCACCAGTCATCTAAACAAATTTGGAGTGTACACTTTCCAAGTGAgggcagaaggagagggagaggcatcTCACTGGGTGGAGACTAAGGAGTTTGTCATGGATGAACACA CCACTTTAGGCCCTCCCAGCGTGACTCTAGTCTCCAGTGGTGCGAACATTGAAGTGAGCATCGAAGACCCAGTGCTCAGGATCTCTGAGTTTAAAGAGATCTACAATCATGCAACCTTTAACATCACCTACTGGAAGGAGGGCCAGGAGGAGAGG GCCAAACTGATGAATGGCATCCAGCTGCATAAAGTGGTGTTGGAGCTGGAGCAATGGACCAGGTACTGTTTTCAGGTCTGGGTGGTAACCCAAAGGTTCTTCAAACAGAGCCAGCCCAGCAACGTTACGTGTGAGAGCACCGCTAAGG GCAAGGACAGGCCCTGGGTGATGGCCCTGGTGATATTTGTGGTGATGGCAGTGTCAATGCCCCTGGTGGTTCTAGCATTCTGGCACTGCTACAAGGTGGTCAACTTCCTCAGACCCAAGGTCAAGCTGCCTGGACATTTCACAGTGGTGCATGAT TACCTGTTGGATCCTCAGTGCTCCTCCATCCTGGCCTTGCAGAGCAGCCCCCAGCCTGATGAGGTGTACCATGAGGTCAGCATCATGCCTggggggacagagacagagagagagctctctCTGATGGACGGAACAACATAA